The Nicotiana tabacum cultivar K326 chromosome 5, ASM71507v2, whole genome shotgun sequence sequence AGACGGcaaacaacagcagcaacaaaaAACTACCCCGCAAACCTCGAACCTCAAACAGCAAACTCGACGGGTTGGCTCAAGGAAACTAGAATAAACTAATTAAAGCAGAAATCTTAATCGGAACCCATCAATCTCAGAAACAACAAAATTGACGGAATCAAACGAATGATTTGACTCTAAATTCTCCTTAAAACCAAAAACCAATAGAGGACCTATTGTTTTAGATCTTCGAGTTCCTCTTTTTGTTCGTTGCTATTTGCCTGTGTGAGAGAAAGGACTAAATGACAGGGctattatgtgtgtgtgtgtgtgtctaagTGTGGTAGTTGTTGGTTCTGTTGCTGGCAGTGTCACTACTCGTCGGTGACCAATTCCGGTGAGTTCTAGACGAAAAGAGTTGTAGGGTGAAGAAGAAGGTGGGGTGTGCGAACGGGGGTTTGTGTTTGTTTTGTCGCTGGTGTATGTGGTTGATGAAGAGAGCAGGGGTCGTTTGGGAAGAGATGACGGCGTGGGGGTGGGGGGTTCCGAAGAAGACGAAATTCAAAAGGGGGAGGGATGGTCGTGTATTGCGGCGCTGATTGTCAGCCTTTTTTTTTGTCCCTAGGCGTTATTTTTTGTGTATTTCAGCTGATAGTCTTTTAGGTCTAGGGGTTAGCTTTTGTAGGTTTttttaggttaggggtatgggcctaggaataatgggcttgggaattatgggctaggtccaaaaattaggcttaaaatgggtcgtttgagcccaaatgttattctttcctcgcgaacgagactaaaaatacgacctcatttactaattaatcctatttaagtaaaataactattaaaataagattgaacattaaaacaaaactatttttgatatttttcaagattaaaaatgactacaaagtattaatgaaactatttttttgtaattttcattttcttgtaataaaataaagtaaaagagtcaaaattagctgaaatagcgatattaggcctaaattaaatattttacgctaaaatgggtaaaatctcgggagggtcaaaaatcacatgccTACAGAATGTACGAAGATAGGGGATAGagataattttatgatatttatattttaaattaattaacaataaaatataataacacTCAAGAAAATTATCAATAGTACTAAGTACTTACTAattcaataacaacaaaaataaaaaggatcaaACAATTTATTTGATTACTATATGATATGTATTCTTTAATTTTGTATAGATTGTGTTATATTTTTGCacaatatattaaataataaaatataactaaTATTTATTAAGTTAATATGATAAATTAGATCATAATTTATAAGATTAATATTTTATCAAATTATCCGTGCATCGCGCGGGTTCTTATACTAATACAATAGAACAAGCCCCACGCGGTTCTACACATCATTGCTATGTCATAAATTTTGCCTTGGGCCTTAAACGCCTTAATACAACTAAATAGCCACGTTCGGCGCTAACCACAAGTAAGTAACTCAAATGAGATTACCACAGCCACCATAGGCAACAAATGAATCAACCTATCGCACAAACACAAACACAAAAATTCTACAAAAAATTCTAGAAATTTTCCGAAAatttaattttcaaaaattactatataaaaataGGAAATTACAAGAATACATAGTTTAATGTTAATATTGATATAAATTTTTTAGTTATTATAAgaaaaaaattagggaaaatacCTAAATTTGAGTCCAATTTTACGTTAGTTTTGGACTCCAAATATTCAGCAAATTGATTCGGAAGTGTTTGCACATGTGTTTTGATGTGGATCCTCTGGACAATTGATCCCAATTCTAAGAAACAATGAGATATTGTAAAACGTGTTATCGCATGAGCTCCAGCTCCTCCATCATTCCCAGTAAAGGTGGTAAATGGACGGGTTGGATTAAATTTAGGCGGGTCAAGATGGATTGAGTCAATAAATAGGTCATTACCTAACCCAGCCCAAGTATACTTGGGTTAAGATGGGCTGagtcaagatgggctaaacaatggGTCATAACCCAATCCGCCCAACTTGACCCATATTTTAGAACGATGTTCATCttgcttaaaaaaaaaaattaccttaaaatatgtaagttgaaaaAATATTTACGAGTGGGGGTGAGCGGGGGTTGGGGTGGGTGAGTggtgcagaaaaatgaaaaaacagaaaacagaaaattaaaaatacaaaaaaaagtaaaaaaaaattgagggGGTTTGCGGGAGGAGGGTGGGTGgtgcaaaaaaacaaaaaaaaaaataaacagaaaattgaaaaaaaaatgtaaaaaaaaataaaaaattagggGGTTTGTGCTGCAGGGGGAAGGGGGAGGGGTGGTAGGGAATTAGGATAGGTGGGTgatgcagaaaaacaaaaaaaaaatagaatgaaaataccaaaaaaaagagtaaaatttttttttttttgaggggGAGAGGGGTAGGGTGGGTGGGTAGTgccgaaaaacaaaaaaaaataaaaaaataaaaaatacaaaaaaaaatgtaaatttttTCTAAGGGGTTTGGGGGAGGGGtagggtgggtgggtgggtggtacagaaaaataaaagaatataaaattgaaaatacaaaaaaagaagtaaaattgGGGCAACTAAGTAAATTTCTAGATAAGTTGGGTCGAGATCCCTTTGTTTTGGTTGAGTTTCATGGGTTGTATTTGGGCTGCTTAATGAGTTATAATGGGcaataaaaaataggaaaattaccagctatgtccatttataggtagttcattacaaaaattggctaattgataaaatattactaatattagccaaattagccatttagctatttgtagcaaaaaaatatcaaatttttgcgttgttttgagtgggtgttattagaatagattagGCACAACTTAAGAAGCTTGAATcttagttttgggatgatttggtgaagttttgaggtggtttgaattgaaaattcggtaaaaactgaacatgaaaaaaatgacaTGTGTATCACActatgtatcatttgtgtatcacatatgtatcatatttgtatctattgtgtatcacatgtaaatccatgtatacatgtgtgtgagatacatgtgtgatacatgtttgatGCATGTGTCGCAGAAGACTTTATTGAACTcaatttaattacgaattttgatacaaaaccagtccaaatcacctccaatcttcctcaaattttgtatattgacttatctatatattttcaatgaatttcaactatatcCATTGAAAAatttccttttttgtttagatttttggaatattgtatatattttttgtattttatcaccttatttgctacctcatacCTAAAACTTCCTTTCCGTCTTGTATCTAGTGTTGCTAATctcgcttaaaaatatggaaggtgatttttgcatgtgattctttgagagaaagaaccctattttttgggttttcaatttttgttggctagttttggtaagtctatgattaatggccagaggttggtaagttgagatttatttgggacatttgtgtaagttCCCTAAAAAATATTGGGTTAACTTGGGCTCAGCCCAAATTGACCCATGAACTAATATATTTGTAGCCCAACCCATTAATCTCGGGGCGGGTTGGGCGGATTGGAtgggtttgggctcaaattgTCACCCCTAATTTCCATAGGCGAATGTAGAGTAtatctgtcgggttcatctgaACCCAGTACTTTCCCGCTGAGTATAAATTTATGTGCAAAATTACACTAAAATTGCAACAACTGGTTggtttgaacccataactttaaaaatataatgagtttaatattaaaaaccttaaaagttgaacccGGAGAATATAAATTCTGAATCCGCCTCTGATCGTTCCAACATCGCTGCTAACTGATTTTGCATCTCTAAATACATTTATTTGATCGTTGTTGGACCACGAATTTCTCTAAATTGGAAATGAGACCCACTTCCTCCATGTTTCACCTTTCATTTTGTGAAATTTCAACACCTAACTCGTTGTATCAActggaacaaaaagaaaaaaaaaattgtgcaaATTAATCTCACGGTCAGACTAAAAGTTTTGGGATATTCAAGTGTAAATAAAGATCACGTAAACCTTGGACCATTTAGGAGATCAACTTCAAATGTACAGTTTTAATAAGGGTCTTGGGAGATCTGCTCCTATTAATCCTACATGCAGATATAATTACAAGCAAAAGGATGTCAAAATGGATGAAAAGAAGTTTAGTTCTGACCTCTTCCTCTCAGACATACATCATTATTCTAACAAAAAGAATGATTAGTAACATATCCAGTGGCATTCTTACTACACCAACATAACCAAGAAGtaatttagaatttttgtacATTCTCCTCCAGCTTTACAAGTTCTTAGCACCAGTTGGAGTTTTCTTCAACTGATGAGAGGGCCTATTGCAGGAGCCGTTTATCATATACCATGTCAAACTCCAGTTTGGACTTTCATAAGCTGCCATAGAAACATTCTCAAATTTATCTTAATCAACAATATTAAGTAGCGAGATGTTATTAGCAATTGGAGATTGCTACACATGGCAACTGCTACAGAACACAAAATCCTTTCACCAAAAGATATTACAGAATAGCAAGAGACTAACAGCAGAAGAAAATAAACTACATGGGTTGAAAGTTGAAACGATTGGAGATTGCTACACATAGCAACTGCTACAGAACACAAAATCCTTTCACCAAAAGATATTACAGAATAGCAAGAGACTAACAGCAGAAGAAAATAAACTACATGGGTTGAAAGTTGAAACCAGAATACCGTTAAAGCATCATCTAACTGGTCAAAGGCGCTTCATTTAGTGGAGCGATGAAAATTTTAAGTGTGAAAGCAACAATAAACTTGTGTTGCAAACTCAGAAATAGACAGGAATAAATTAAAGCCAAACAGTAACGGGTAACAAAGAAGATGTGTTACAAGAGCATGAAGACAGCAATTACTATTTTTTTCATGCAAAGAGCAATTACTTGGCAAATAGTACAGAATGAAACACCAGCAGATTATCGCACACTATGCATAGTAGATGCAGCCAACATGGGTCCACAGCCAGCACTTCCTGCCACCTGAAGGCTACTTTAACGCCCCTTGTCAAAAGCAATACGAGTTCTGCTAGATGTTTCATAGCCATCTCGTGTGGTACCAGCACTAGCCTTCATAGTTCCTCCACTACCAACACTCGCCATTGCTTTCTTCCCCTTCTTAACCTCTGTCAAGAACTGATCCAAACCAAATGGATCTGCTTCCTCAACCTCCTTCTCGAATTGTACAGGTCCATCTCTTGGAGCAGCTCTCTCTGATGTTCCTGCAAATGCCTTGTCAGGTTTAAAGCGTTCTGTTTTCATGATCTTCTCCAGCTGCTCATCTGCACCTCCATACATTTCAGAATCAGCATCCTTCTTCGGTCTGTATAGAGTAGAAAGTGTAGGCTGAGCAGTAAACAGGCCCTTATCATAGACGTTGTAAGCGTCATCAGTGGCAAATCCAGAATCCATCCCTTTCTCCTGGTTGAATAATCTCTGATCATACATAACCTCCCCTCTTGATGTACCAGTAGATGCCATCCCAAGAGCCACTTTTTCACTGACATCACGGTCTCTGTCTCTGGTAATCTTGCTCTTCTTACCCATTGCAGCATCTTTGGCCTCCAACcttctctccctctccctctcccgACGCCGCTCCTCCCGTATCTTCTCCCTCTGTGATCGCTCTTCCCTGTCTTCTCTTGACTCTTTAGGAAAATCTCTTGCACGCTCATAATCCACACTCATATCATCATCATTCATGGTTCCCCTCTCAGCAGCTGGAGGTGCCACACCAGTTCTCTCAGATCTTGCCTTGCGGGCCAACTCACGAAGTTCCATCtccttcttttccttctctttcatCATCATCTCTTTCTGGACCTTTGACCTCATTGCAACGGCTTCTCTGGCCTTTTGCTCTGCTACATATAGAGCCTCTGATAGTTTTGCAAAGTTGTCATTGATCTGCACCTCCTGAAGTCCCCTACCATCAGCAGCCAGACGCTTATCTAGAGGAATTGTGTAACCTTTGGGGTTCTTCCAGTTTGATATACACGGAGGTATCTTCCAATCCTGCTGGTCCTTCACTGTAACAGGACGAGGTGGAGAATGCATTACTGGCACAGGTGGAGAACCAGAGGCCTTTGGAACCCTCTTGTGTTTGAACTTTGGTGGCTCCATAGGGTCCACAGGCATCTCCACCATCCTAATAATCCTCTCTTTTGCACCTGAGTTAAATGCTGCTGACTGCTGGGAGGGCTTGTACTTGATAAACTTGGAGTCTTGAGATTGTGTAGGAACATTTTTGGGCTGTGCAGCACTCAACCGAACATTTACAATCTTCTCAAGAGCAGCCTTGGTCTCCTGGGTGGTCTCCTCAATTATTTTCTGCTTCTCTTCCCCATCCATGTCTTCGTCATCCTCATCCTTCACAAACTTTGGGATAAGATCCTTATGCTGAGAATAAACAAATTTTTTCGAATTCTCATTCTGCCTCACAATCGCATCATACCTCACATCACCATGCTCATCCACTGTAACAGGCAAGGTCTTCCCCCCAGGTTTCCAATCCTTCTTTCTGCCCATATCCAGTGGATACTGAGCATAGTGAATTTCAGGGAATGCACCTCCATCTCCAAAATCCTCGAGCTTAGATGGCCTAAAGCCAGCTCTTTTCAGATAAGGAGGAACAGGATTTGCCTTGATGACTGCTGTCTTCTCTGCCTCACTTGCAGTATATCTGTTCTTGAACCACGGGTCACTTGTATGATCATAGTGTGTGCTGCTAGTAGATTTTGCTGGTGGAAGCAGGTCCTTTAGAGCTGCCATGTTCAAACGTCCAGACTTGAAACGCCTAGCCTGCTTTACACAGAGAAACAGAACAACTATCATTAAAAAGGTCAATGAACAAAACCAACTATAAAACTACCGAAGACATACAAGATCAACAAAGAATCAAAATCAACTAAAAACAAGAAGATAGAGGGAAGAGatttcatcaaaatcaaagaGTTATTCAAGTCATGACTTGCGTCGGAATACCATGGATCCTAGCTAATTCATTCTTCATTTGGCCCCGAAATTACTAGTTTCTAGGAAGAGTACGGttggttttttttaaaaaggaggATGAAAAGGAATTTATAAAGTTGTAAAAGTTTATTATGCAAAGcatcaataacatcaaaataGGTAAAATAGATGTCTGCCAGAGTCAGAAAAGAGAGATGGGAATTGCAACTTGAACAATCACAAGATACCCAAAAATGATTAAGTAATATATAAATTGCAGAAGAATCACATAATCAATTGCAGAATGTAACAAAAAACAGATAAATGAAAGTTAAAATCTAATtatcaaaagcaaaaaaaaaaaaagttaaaaaaagaaaaccaaaaatgtaaaGGGAGTTCACTCTTTTTTCACCTGAAAAGGAGGCACTCCTGGATAATCGGACAATGAGAAAATTTATTTACTCATTGCAGAGGCAAAAAAGTCTAAATACAGGTTAAATATACAGAAGGAATTTGACTCGAATAAAAATGTGCCTCTATATGATAGTCTAGGAAATTAACATTTTATTAGTTACCACATTATATTAATTGATGGGTCTCAACGTGTCCATTCAATTGATACATGCATCCTTTTGTTTAGTTAGCATCATTCCTTCACTACGTTAGTTACATGTGAATCACAAGATTGATCACTTTTTAGGGGCATATGCAGTACATTAAATGATTTATATGGTGCCTTAAGAATGACAGAAAATGGTGGAGAAGAAATCTCAGGACCTTTCTTGATTATCTACTATATTTgctcaatttttttatttttttttggatgaaGTAAAAGAGATATCATTGAAAGGCATCAAGTAGATGCAAAATAATTACAAAAGCAAAACAATAATTTGAAatgcaaaaattcaaaattctgAAAGCTTGAAGGCAATAAAAGTGCTTCTTTTCCCACTGTTTGAGTACACTTGGCTATAATActaaccaatttttttttatttcttaacaATACATGAACAAATTAGATTCATATCTTCCTATAACCCTGATGCTATTGCCAGGAAATACCGTAatgcttttcttgttttttttgtcATTTCGGGAGGCACGTCAGTACCATCAGTTGTATTAATCAACTCTTATAGCTTAAACAGTAATCATCTCATAAATATTACATCAATATTCTTGTAGCAAAAAGGATACACTGATATAATGTCAAAATGACTTGATTGCAGTCAAATGGCTTGACTTCATAAGAAAAAAAATGCCAGCTTCCAGAATCGgacaaaataccaaaataatatagGGAACTTCAATTACTCATTCCAATTGCAGAAACCCTACACATGCAAAAAAAGGTTGAGCATTCCCTAGTAAGCAAATATTACAACAATTTCAAGCCATATGAATATCTTAATCTAACAGAAGCACAGTATTCTTATATTTCAAAACCTAGAAGATGCAAGAAAGATGTCAAAAATCTCTTAGTGTCAGTTAGGACTTTACTACTCTGAAAGCCTGATATGCAGCTCTCTATATCATTCCGAGATAAGTTAGGGGTAGGCGCGGCGAAGCTATGTTGGGTcaagggtggtcaattgaccaccttttgtcgaaaaattacattgtatatataggtaaaatattaagaaatgtataacatatattgaacaccctttgttagggaattgttttttcctttttcaagtttgaacaaCCTTGGGGAAatttctggcttcgccactggTAGGCGTATAGCTCAGCACTAATCCTAATTCTCTCTTTTTATAGGATAGTGGTGCTCGAGCCAGCTTGTGTGCACGGTGCACCTCAATTATCCCAGTCGGGTACCTGCCACCTCCTATCAGCAAAGGTAACACGTATCTGAGTAACTGCATCCACTTAAAACACTAGCCCTGATTTCTAGGTTGAAACTTTTTCCAGGAACCAACTTCCTTCTATTTTAGTATACAGGAATCTCAGTAAAACGTTCTAAACACCACCATCTGAAGTCTGAACCGGCAGGCTTTCCAATACCCATAAATTCTATACTCCGTCTTACCTCCTATGAGCCATAATCACAAAAACCCTTACGCGACCCATCTTGATTTTGgataaacaaaaaacaaaaaacaaacagCAGAAGCAAAATCAAGAGAAAGGGGAGAAAGAAAGAGCGAGAGAGCATCAGCAAACTTACAACAGAAAATTTTGAATCTTTCTGTCGTTTTTCTTCCTCCAGCAAGAAAAATTATGCAGCGCAGAGATCACACAGGAGATCGCAATAAGACCAAGAGCCTCAGATTAACGTACCGACGGAGCAGAAATAAGGAACAAAGAGGTCTGTATGATTGGAGGCGGCGGAATCGTTCAGAAAGGCTAGAACTGATAAAGTTTAGGTCCagacttaaataaaataaaattacagaTAAACCAAGTTGTAGAAAAAGTAGTAAAACGAAGAATAGCTTGGGGACTAGCAGACGCGATGGTGAATTGGTGTCCATAAATAAACACCAAAAGGGCCAAAATACCCTTAAACTATTTGAAATAGATCATTTTATCCTCCCTTAAATTTTGGTACCAATTAAGCCCTCGCCGTCTAAATTTTGGATCATTTCTGCCCTTATTTTTTAACGAGTGAATCTTAAACCCTAATTCATACTATGTAATTACTAATTAGATCAATTAGCATAATTAAAGGGTAATTTTGGCTTTTCCAAAAATTTAATCCCCctcttttaaaattttaatttttttctttactcttttctcCTCTCTTTATCCACCCTTACCATACTGCTCCCCTCGTCAATCTCAACAAATAAATTTAGCTATATGATACGAAGTCAATATGTTATTTTGTATATAGCACAAAATTAGGGCATCAACTCAATTTCGAAACCCACTTCAGAATGCAGATAAATCGATTTTGGACGGatcctaaatattttttttttgattgtaGTTGCAATTTAGCATACTAATTGCTTGCTTGCTCATTTAGtacttgatattttttttttttttgatttggaaGTGTGATTTGTTATGTCGGACTGTTAATACGCATTTAATAATGTATTGCATTATTTGGTGAGCTCATACTTTGAATTCTAATGTTGTTCAGATTCAGTATATTGGTTGTTCAATTACATTCATGATTGTTAagcttgcattattttttatcTTATAAAGCTTTTCATCTTTCCTAGTGTAATAATCTTTTGAGTTCCCAGTGAGCTAGATACATAGAATTATTATCCTTTTGATGTCTCCTTTGCATTGGCTATATAAAGGCACGATATTAATAAATTAAACTATCCATGTGAATTTATTTTGGTAGAATTTAAATCGTTAcgattaattattttttctaaaagaCCTCTTGAGGAAACAGTTGCGTCATTGCTTGATGACCTCAATCCTTCTATGGAAGATTGATCCATACGAACCGGGATATGTCGTATTTGGTGTTCGGTCAATTTGAAGATCTTCCATGAGGTTATTAGCCTATTCTTATTG is a genomic window containing:
- the LOC107784325 gene encoding SNW/SKI-interacting protein A — protein: MAALKDLLPPAKSTSSTHYDHTSDPWFKNRYTASEAEKTAVIKANPVPPYLKRAGFRPSKLEDFGDGGAFPEIHYAQYPLDMGRKKDWKPGGKTLPVTVDEHGDVRYDAIVRQNENSKKFVYSQHKDLIPKFVKDEDDEDMDGEEKQKIIEETTQETKAALEKIVNVRLSAAQPKNVPTQSQDSKFIKYKPSQQSAAFNSGAKERIIRMVEMPVDPMEPPKFKHKRVPKASGSPPVPVMHSPPRPVTVKDQQDWKIPPCISNWKNPKGYTIPLDKRLAADGRGLQEVQINDNFAKLSEALYVAEQKAREAVAMRSKVQKEMMMKEKEKKEMELRELARKARSERTGVAPPAAERGTMNDDDMSVDYERARDFPKESREDREERSQREKIREERRRERERERRLEAKDAAMGKKSKITRDRDRDVSEKVALGMASTGTSRGEVMYDQRLFNQEKGMDSGFATDDAYNVYDKGLFTAQPTLSTLYRPKKDADSEMYGGADEQLEKIMKTERFKPDKAFAGTSERAAPRDGPVQFEKEVEEADPFGLDQFLTEVKKGKKAMASVGSGGTMKASAGTTRDGYETSSRTRIAFDKGR